The Methanocaldococcus jannaschii DSM 2661 genome has a segment encoding these proteins:
- a CDS encoding DASS family sodium-coupled anion symporter — translation MRLSKEFIGLGIITASLIFGSSLPDIYKGIVILIVAGCLWFFELLPLPVTSLAIPIMAVFLGIFNLKEALTYFAHPIIFLFLGGFMLAQALKNHNLDKFIAYKLLNYGKDFKTTCFLMFLSAYFLSMWISNTSATLILLPIALGLLHKKTGKLRDFLLLGVAYSASIGGIATIIGSPPNAIASSYLDYGFFSWFKVGFPISLLLFLICTLTLYIYFKKWIPKEDIAIQARMELSRNAYKLLVIFVLIASLWIISDYLSEIFNVQYFDSVIAIFAIILLFVFNLVEVNDFKKIDWGTLILFGGALCLGGVIVKSGANTFLSEKLIAILGNLTPIVLLFLVVTITIILTNFISNTGLTGIIVPILFGVSLGIPKEILILAVGMSASCSFILPVGTPPNAIVYSEGVKKEEMMKIGMILSILSAAVITLYSILYL, via the coding sequence ATGAGATTATCCAAAGAATTTATAGGCTTAGGGATAATTACAGCTTCTCTTATTTTTGGCTCATCTTTACCAGATATATACAAAGGTATTGTTATATTAATAGTTGCTGGATGTTTATGGTTTTTTGAATTATTGCCTCTTCCAGTTACATCCTTAGCAATACCAATAATGGCAGTGTTTTTAGGAATTTTTAATTTAAAAGAGGCTTTAACATACTTTGCCCATCCAATAATATTTTTGTTTTTGGGAGGATTTATGCTTGCACAGGCATTAAAAAATCATAACTTAGATAAATTTATTGCCTATAAGCTACTAAATTATGGAAAGGATTTTAAAACTACATGTTTTTTAATGTTTCTATCGGCTTATTTTCTATCAATGTGGATTAGTAACACCTCTGCCACATTAATTTTGTTGCCCATAGCTCTTGGTCTATTACATAAAAAAACTGGTAAATTGAGAGATTTTTTATTGTTAGGAGTTGCTTATTCTGCCTCTATAGGAGGAATAGCAACAATTATCGGCTCTCCACCAAATGCCATAGCAAGTAGCTATCTAGATTATGGATTTTTTAGCTGGTTTAAAGTGGGATTTCCAATAAGTTTATTGTTATTTTTGATTTGTACTTTAACATTATATATTTACTTTAAAAAGTGGATTCCAAAAGAAGATATTGCTATTCAAGCAAGAATGGAGTTGAGTAGAAACGCTTATAAATTATTGGTCATATTTGTGTTAATAGCTTCACTTTGGATAATTAGCGACTATTTGAGTGAAATTTTTAATGTCCAATATTTTGATTCAGTTATTGCCATATTCGCCATAATTTTATTGTTTGTATTTAATTTAGTTGAAGTTAATGATTTTAAGAAAATAGATTGGGGAACTTTAATTTTATTTGGTGGAGCTTTATGTTTGGGAGGAGTTATTGTTAAGAGTGGAGCAAATACATTCTTATCTGAAAAACTTATAGCTATCTTAGGAAATTTAACTCCAATTGTTCTTTTATTTTTAGTAGTTACAATAACAATAATTCTAACTAATTTTATAAGCAACACTGGATTGACTGGAATAATAGTCCCAATACTATTTGGAGTATCTTTAGGAATTCCAAAAGAGATTTTAATACTGGCTGTTGGTATGTCAGCATCGTGCTCTTTTATTCTGCCAGTAGGGACTCCTCCCAACGCTATTGTATATAGTGAAGGTGTCAAAAAAGAAGAAATGATGAAAATTGGGATGATTTTATCAATACTATCTGCAGCTGTAATAACTCTATATTCCATTCTTTATCTATAA
- a CDS encoding bis-aminopropyl spermidine synthase family protein, whose translation MKIIGKIGKGKVEVNEKTKFSILLNNVAKKADIAEGKRAVEDIIRVIYRHQPISTKKIAQKTRLPLPIVAKVRTILEREKILKRTERGAELTDLGKEFAENFLKLKYKKSLTCKTCNGRGIVLDEFFEDILNKVRVWAKRRPLVDTTIDQSFATPETSTYRAALMYERGDLEGKRILFVGDDDLTSLPTALTNMAEEIAVVDIDERILKLIEKFSQKEGVKIKTIKHDLRNPLPQDLKERFDVISTDPPYTVDGLKLFLSRGIEALGKEGIAYLSYSHKPIDEWLSIQKAITNMGFVISELIPNFNYYEGSEIIANTTFIARLVGKNLKINIGDTEKIYTGLVKPVIRYYKCLKCGKIHKVGEEVKKVEDLVCECGGKKFKMIKREKLKNE comes from the coding sequence ATGAAAATCATTGGAAAAATTGGAAAAGGTAAAGTAGAAGTTAATGAAAAGACGAAGTTCTCAATACTTTTAAACAATGTTGCTAAAAAAGCTGATATTGCTGAGGGAAAAAGAGCTGTTGAAGATATAATTAGAGTTATCTATAGGCATCAGCCAATATCAACAAAAAAGATTGCTCAAAAAACGAGATTGCCCTTACCAATAGTTGCCAAGGTTAGAACTATCTTAGAGAGAGAAAAAATATTAAAGAGAACTGAAAGAGGAGCAGAGCTAACAGATTTGGGTAAAGAATTTGCTGAAAACTTTTTAAAATTGAAGTATAAAAAATCTCTTACCTGCAAAACTTGTAATGGTAGAGGTATTGTGTTAGATGAATTTTTTGAAGATATTTTAAATAAGGTTAGAGTTTGGGCTAAGAGAAGGCCTTTAGTTGATACAACTATAGACCAATCCTTTGCAACACCAGAAACATCAACTTATAGGGCTGCTTTGATGTATGAAAGAGGAGATTTAGAAGGAAAGAGAATTTTATTTGTTGGAGATGATGACTTAACTTCTTTACCAACCGCTCTAACAAATATGGCTGAGGAAATAGCTGTTGTGGATATAGATGAGAGGATTTTAAAGCTTATAGAAAAATTTTCACAAAAAGAAGGAGTTAAAATTAAAACAATTAAGCATGATTTAAGAAACCCACTACCACAAGATTTAAAGGAGAGATTTGATGTTATCTCAACAGACCCGCCATATACTGTTGATGGCTTAAAGTTATTTTTATCAAGAGGGATAGAAGCGTTAGGAAAAGAAGGGATTGCTTATCTTTCCTATTCTCACAAACCAATAGATGAGTGGCTCTCTATTCAAAAAGCAATTACAAATATGGGTTTTGTTATCTCAGAGTTAATTCCAAACTTTAATTATTATGAAGGTAGTGAGATAATTGCAAACACAACATTTATAGCGAGATTGGTTGGGAAAAATTTGAAGATAAATATTGGAGACACTGAGAAGATATATACTGGTTTAGTTAAGCCAGTTATAAGATATTATAAATGCCTAAAATGTGGAAAAATCCATAAAGTTGGAGAAGAGGTTAAGAAAGTTGAGGATTTAGTTTGTGAGTGTGGAGGGAAGAAATTTAAAATGATTAAGAGGGAAAAGTTGAAAAATGAATAA
- a CDS encoding transketolase family protein: MVKLSGVYKGMRKGYGETLIELGKKYENLVVLDADLSGSTQTAMFAKEFPERFFNAGVAEQNMIGMAAGLATTGKIVFASSFSMFASGRAWEIIRNLVAYPKLNVKIVATHAGITVGEDGASHQMCEDIAIMRAIPNMVVIAPTDYYHTKNVIRTIAEYKGPVYVRMPRRDTEIIYENEEEATFEIGKGKILVDGEDLTIIATGEEVPEALRAGEILKENGISAEIVEMATIKPIDEEIIKKSKDFVVTVEDHSIIGGLGGAVAEVIASNGLNKKLLRIGINDVFGRSGKADELLKYYGLDGESIAKRIMEEMKKE, translated from the coding sequence ATGGTTAAGTTGAGTGGAGTTTATAAGGGGATGAGGAAAGGGTATGGAGAAACATTGATAGAGTTAGGGAAAAAGTATGAAAATTTGGTAGTTTTAGATGCTGATTTATCTGGTTCTACACAAACAGCCATGTTTGCTAAGGAATTTCCAGAGAGGTTTTTCAATGCAGGAGTTGCAGAGCAGAACATGATTGGAATGGCAGCGGGATTAGCAACAACTGGTAAGATAGTTTTTGCTTCGTCATTCTCCATGTTTGCATCTGGAAGAGCATGGGAGATAATAAGGAATTTAGTGGCATATCCAAAGTTGAATGTGAAGATTGTTGCTACTCATGCTGGAATTACAGTTGGAGAGGATGGAGCTTCCCATCAGATGTGTGAGGACATAGCTATAATGAGAGCAATCCCAAACATGGTTGTTATTGCCCCAACTGATTACTATCACACAAAAAATGTTATTAGAACTATAGCAGAGTATAAAGGCCCTGTTTATGTAAGAATGCCAAGAAGAGACACTGAGATAATTTATGAAAATGAGGAGGAAGCAACATTTGAAATAGGAAAAGGAAAGATTTTAGTTGATGGAGAGGATTTAACCATTATAGCAACTGGAGAGGAAGTGCCAGAAGCTTTAAGGGCAGGAGAAATATTAAAGGAGAATGGAATATCAGCTGAGATTGTGGAGATGGCTACAATAAAACCAATAGATGAGGAAATTATTAAAAAATCAAAGGATTTTGTTGTTACTGTTGAAGACCATAGCATTATAGGAGGTTTAGGAGGAGCAGTTGCTGAGGTTATTGCCTCAAACGGCTTAAATAAAAAACTATTAAGAATTGGAATTAATGATGTATTTGGAAGAAGTGGAAAGGCAGATGAACTTTTAAAATACTATGGCTTAGATGGGGAGAGCATAGCTAAGAGAATCATGGAAGAAATGAAAAAAGAATAA
- the rpe gene encoding ribulose-phosphate 3-epimerase, giving the protein MIKIGASILSADFGHLREEIKKAEEAGVDFFHVDMMDGHFVPNISMGIGIAKHVKKLTELPVEVHLMVENVDLFVNEFEEMDYITFHIEAVKFPFRIINRIKSIGAKPIVALNPATPLDAIEYILGDVYAVLVMTVEPGFSGQKFIPVMTKKIRKLKSMIVENGYDTKIFVDGGINVETAPLAVKAGADVLVAASAIFGKDDVKTAVKNLREAALEALNKDFLTKSFNSNEEKQ; this is encoded by the coding sequence ATGATTAAAATTGGAGCTTCAATACTATCTGCTGATTTTGGGCATTTAAGGGAGGAGATTAAAAAGGCAGAGGAAGCAGGGGTTGATTTCTTTCATGTTGATATGATGGACGGTCACTTTGTCCCAAATATAAGCATGGGAATTGGAATTGCAAAGCATGTTAAAAAGCTAACAGAACTCCCAGTAGAAGTGCATTTAATGGTGGAAAATGTTGATTTATTTGTTAATGAATTTGAGGAGATGGATTATATAACATTCCACATAGAGGCGGTTAAGTTTCCTTTTAGAATTATAAATAGGATTAAAAGTATTGGAGCTAAGCCGATAGTTGCTTTAAACCCGGCAACACCTTTGGATGCAATAGAGTATATTTTGGGAGATGTTTATGCTGTTTTAGTTATGACTGTTGAACCTGGCTTTTCTGGACAAAAGTTTATTCCAGTGATGACAAAGAAGATTAGAAAGTTAAAGAGCATGATTGTTGAAAATGGATATGATACAAAAATATTCGTTGATGGAGGAATAAATGTTGAAACAGCTCCATTGGCAGTAAAAGCTGGAGCTGATGTTTTAGTTGCTGCATCTGCAATATTTGGAAAGGATGATGTTAAAACAGCCGTTAAAAACTTAAGAGAGGCAGCTTTAGAAGCTTTAAACAAAGATTTTTTAACTAAAAGCTTTAATTCAAATGAAGAAAAACAGTAA
- a CDS encoding radical SAM protein has protein sequence MKLGRYLAVSKDLAPAKFIIAKCIEVEEFKGLELNELWEIHNKVLKKVDFDNFDFNDLEYVKPNLLDLKVEIAKNIFKNCHFCEHRCYVNRETERGFCRIKESYYSTEFLHLGEERVLVPSHTIFFCGCNFKCVFCQNWDISQVYFDKTIPNHCIPYNPKEMAKIIKHKRDYSKNVNFVGGDPTPHLLSILKTLSYLDKNIPVVWNSNMYLTVEGMHLLKGVVDVYLTDFKFGNNECGERLSKVKNYFDIIKRNHLLIKDEEVIIRHLVMPNHLDCCTEKIFDFISKNLDNAVVNVMFQYRPEYKAKEYPDINRRLTYEEIEKALELAEKYNLDLIYD, from the coding sequence ATGAAACTTGGTAGATATTTAGCGGTTTCAAAAGATTTAGCCCCAGCAAAGTTTATAATAGCTAAGTGTATAGAAGTTGAAGAATTTAAGGGATTAGAACTAAATGAATTATGGGAAATCCATAACAAGGTCTTGAAAAAAGTAGATTTTGATAATTTTGATTTTAATGATTTAGAGTATGTAAAACCAAACCTATTGGACTTAAAAGTAGAGATTGCCAAAAATATCTTTAAAAATTGCCATTTTTGTGAGCATAGATGTTATGTAAATAGAGAAACTGAAAGAGGTTTCTGTAGGATAAAAGAGAGCTATTACTCAACAGAATTTCTACATCTCGGTGAAGAAAGAGTTTTAGTTCCATCACATACAATCTTCTTCTGTGGCTGTAATTTTAAATGTGTCTTCTGCCAGAACTGGGATATATCTCAGGTTTATTTTGATAAAACAATTCCTAACCACTGTATTCCATATAATCCAAAAGAAATGGCTAAAATTATTAAACATAAAAGAGATTATTCAAAAAACGTTAATTTTGTTGGTGGAGACCCTACACCACATTTATTGAGTATTTTAAAAACTCTAAGCTATTTAGATAAAAACATCCCGGTAGTTTGGAATTCAAATATGTATCTAACTGTTGAAGGAATGCATTTATTAAAAGGAGTTGTTGATGTCTATTTAACTGACTTTAAGTTTGGAAATAATGAATGTGGAGAAAGATTATCAAAAGTTAAAAACTATTTTGATATAATTAAGAGGAATCACTTGCTTATAAAAGATGAGGAAGTTATAATAAGGCATTTAGTAATGCCAAACCACTTAGATTGTTGCACAGAGAAAATATTTGACTTCATCTCAAAAAATTTAGATAACGCTGTAGTTAATGTTATGTTTCAGTATCGCCCAGAATATAAAGCTAAGGAATATCCTGATATAAATAGAAGATTAACTTATGAAGAGATAGAGAAGGCATTGGAGTTGGCAGAGAAATATAATTTAGATTTAATCTATGATTAA
- the hypE gene encoding hydrogenase expression/formation protein HypE, with product MKITRMHGAGGKVMQELIKDVILKNLEITSVNGGIGLESLDDSATIPIGDKEIVFTVDGHTVKPIFFPGGDIGRLAVSGTVNDLAVMGAKPLALSLSLIIPEGFNLEDLEKIVKSINETSKEAEVAIITGDTKVSDGVDDIIISTAGIGIVDRGKAIRDCNVQEGDAIIVSGNIGEHGLAILLSREGFDFETNIKSDVAPINKLIERVLEEGIQINAMKDPTRGGLADALNEMAEKSNIGITIFEDKIPISDEVQSICDILGLDPLTIANEGKVVMAVKKEDAERCLEILREHPLGKNAEIIGYATKEHKGVIIETIVGRRIVDMPIGDPIPRVC from the coding sequence ATGAAAATCACACGAATGCATGGAGCTGGAGGAAAGGTAATGCAGGAGCTTATAAAAGATGTAATATTGAAAAATTTGGAGATAACATCAGTTAATGGAGGAATTGGCTTAGAAAGCTTGGATGATTCAGCAACTATCCCAATAGGTGATAAGGAGATTGTTTTTACTGTTGATGGACACACAGTTAAACCAATATTCTTCCCAGGTGGAGATATTGGAAGATTGGCTGTTAGTGGAACTGTAAATGATTTAGCAGTTATGGGAGCTAAGCCATTAGCTCTATCTCTATCTTTAATAATTCCAGAAGGTTTTAACTTAGAAGATTTGGAGAAAATAGTTAAATCAATAAACGAAACTTCTAAAGAGGCTGAAGTAGCAATAATAACAGGAGATACAAAGGTATCTGATGGAGTTGATGATATCATAATCTCAACTGCTGGAATAGGGATTGTTGATAGGGGAAAGGCAATAAGGGATTGTAATGTTCAAGAGGGAGATGCAATAATTGTTTCTGGAAATATAGGAGAGCATGGATTAGCTATTTTATTATCAAGGGAGGGATTTGATTTTGAAACAAACATAAAATCAGATGTAGCTCCAATAAATAAATTAATTGAGAGGGTTTTAGAAGAGGGCATTCAAATAAATGCCATGAAAGACCCTACAAGAGGAGGTTTGGCAGATGCGTTAAATGAGATGGCTGAAAAGAGTAATATTGGCATAACTATATTTGAGGATAAAATCCCAATAAGTGATGAAGTTCAATCAATTTGTGATATTCTTGGCTTAGACCCTTTAACTATAGCAAATGAAGGAAAGGTAGTTATGGCAGTTAAAAAGGAAGATGCTGAAAGATGCTTAGAGATTTTAAGGGAGCATCCATTAGGAAAGAATGCTGAAATCATTGGCTATGCTACAAAAGAACATAAGGGAGTTATAATAGAGACGATTGTTGGTAGAAGGATAGTGGATATGCCTATTGGCGATCCGATACCAAGAGTTTGTTAA
- the pdxS gene encoding pyridoxal 5'-phosphate synthase lyase subunit PdxS — protein sequence MKKGTDLLKKGFAKMVKHGVVMDVTNVEQAQIAEEAGAVAVMALERVPADIRAAGGVARMSDPALIEEIMDAVSIPVMAKCRIGHTTEALVLEAIGVDMIDESEVLTQADPFFHIYKKKFNVPFVCGARNLGEAVRRIWEGAAMIRTKGEAGTGNIVEAVRHMRLMNEAIAQLQRMTDEEVYGVAKFYANRYAELAKTVREGMGLPATVLENEPIYEGFTLAEIIDGLYEVLLEVKKLGRLPVVNFAAGGVATPADAALMMQLGSDGVFVGSGIFKSENPLERARAIVEATYNYDKPDIVAEVSKNLGEAMKGIDITQISEAEKMQYRGD from the coding sequence ATGAAAAAAGGAACTGACTTATTAAAGAAAGGATTTGCCAAGATGGTTAAGCATGGGGTTGTAATGGATGTTACCAACGTAGAACAAGCACAAATAGCCGAAGAGGCTGGAGCTGTTGCAGTTATGGCTTTGGAGAGAGTTCCTGCGGATATTAGGGCAGCTGGTGGAGTTGCAAGAATGTCAGACCCAGCTTTAATTGAAGAGATAATGGATGCTGTCTCAATTCCAGTTATGGCTAAGTGTAGAATTGGACATACAACAGAGGCTTTAGTTTTAGAGGCTATTGGAGTAGATATGATTGATGAAAGTGAAGTTTTAACCCAAGCAGACCCATTCTTCCACATATACAAGAAGAAGTTTAACGTCCCATTTGTCTGTGGAGCAAGAAACTTAGGAGAGGCAGTTAGAAGAATCTGGGAAGGAGCGGCAATGATAAGAACTAAGGGAGAGGCAGGGACTGGAAATATAGTTGAGGCAGTTAGACACATGAGATTGATGAATGAAGCTATAGCTCAATTGCAGAGAATGACAGATGAAGAAGTTTATGGAGTTGCTAAATTCTATGCTAACAGATATGCAGAATTAGCTAAGACAGTTAGAGAGGGAATGGGGTTGCCAGCAACTGTTTTAGAAAATGAGCCAATCTATGAGGGCTTTACACTGGCTGAGATTATTGATGGGTTGTATGAGGTTTTATTAGAAGTTAAAAAATTAGGAAGATTGCCAGTAGTTAATTTTGCAGCTGGTGGGGTTGCAACACCGGCAGATGCTGCTTTAATGATGCAGCTTGGTTCTGATGGAGTATTTGTTGGTTCAGGAATATTTAAATCAGAAAATCCATTGGAGAGAGCAAGGGCAATTGTTGAAGCTACTTATAACTATGATAAGCCTGATATTGTTGCTGAAGTTAGTAAGAATTTAGGAGAAGCTATGAAAGGAATAGATATAACTCAAATAAGCGAAGCTGAGAAAATGCAATATAGAGGAGATTAA
- a CDS encoding 30S ribosomal protein S8e, protein MSVWQGRSRRKPTGGLYRPARKKRKYEMGREPIETHVAEEAFKIKKVRTRGGNLKVKVVRTGFANVLDPETGTCKKVKIITVRENKANIHYVRRNVITKGAIIETEIGLAKVTSRPGQDGTVNAILIKE, encoded by the coding sequence ATGAGTGTATGGCAAGGAAGAAGTAGAAGAAAACCAACAGGTGGGTTGTATAGACCAGCGAGAAAAAAGAGAAAATATGAAATGGGTAGAGAACCAATAGAAACACACGTAGCAGAAGAGGCATTTAAAATAAAAAAGGTTAGAACAAGAGGAGGAAACTTAAAGGTTAAGGTTGTTAGAACAGGATTTGCTAACGTATTAGACCCAGAAACAGGAACTTGTAAGAAAGTTAAGATAATAACAGTTAGAGAAAACAAGGCAAACATCCACTATGTCAGAAGAAACGTTATAACAAAAGGAGCAATTATTGAAACAGAGATTGGATTGGCAAAAGTTACATCAAGACCTGGGCAGGATGGAACTGTTAATGCAATATTAATTAAGGAATAA
- a CDS encoding TIGR00341 family protein, whose protein sequence is MKLRFIECHIPKHLFMGIDEIREWDGVIWANVKTNGTISTIQILTTLKDSEKIVDKLKEMYGGANYRVVVFEPTMTYPPIEEEEEKEEPERLIREELYNIASDIANLSKENMLMLILSTIVAIAGIYKDDVALLIASMIIAPLLGPNIALSLSITVADYKLALKSIKTLIAELIFVIILSMIAGHYLPISLDNPQIHSRITLDFWSIIIALSAGIAGSLSTVSNISSIAVGVMIAIALLPPLAVFGLLIGAGYVEQSFSALILFLINMIAINLSAIVIFSAYGISPYRWWKKEEARKYTLYAILLWVTLFIAIFVLIIYH, encoded by the coding sequence ATGAAACTTAGATTTATTGAGTGCCATATACCTAAGCATTTATTTATGGGAATTGATGAAATAAGAGAATGGGATGGGGTTATTTGGGCTAATGTTAAAACAAATGGGACGATTTCAACTATACAAATTTTAACAACATTAAAAGATAGTGAGAAGATTGTTGATAAACTTAAAGAGATGTATGGAGGGGCAAATTATAGAGTTGTTGTATTTGAACCAACTATGACTTATCCACCAATTGAAGAGGAAGAAGAGAAAGAAGAACCAGAGAGACTAATTAGGGAAGAGCTATATAACATAGCCTCAGATATTGCAAATCTAAGTAAAGAAAATATGTTAATGCTTATATTATCAACAATTGTTGCTATAGCTGGAATTTATAAAGATGATGTAGCCTTATTAATAGCTTCAATGATTATAGCTCCTTTATTAGGGCCGAATATAGCTTTATCACTATCAATTACAGTAGCAGACTATAAATTGGCATTAAAAAGTATAAAGACCCTAATAGCTGAGCTGATTTTTGTTATAATTTTATCAATGATTGCTGGGCATTATCTGCCTATATCTTTAGATAATCCACAGATACATTCAAGAATTACCTTAGATTTTTGGAGTATCATTATTGCATTATCGGCAGGGATTGCTGGAAGTTTATCAACGGTATCTAATATTTCATCGATTGCTGTTGGAGTTATGATTGCTATAGCTTTACTGCCACCATTGGCTGTGTTTGGTTTGCTAATAGGGGCTGGTTATGTTGAGCAGAGTTTTTCAGCATTAATTTTATTTTTAATAAATATGATAGCAATAAATTTATCTGCCATTGTTATATTCTCAGCTTATGGAATTTCTCCATATAGATGGTGGAAAAAAGAGGAAGCAAGGAAATATACTCTATATGCAATCTTATTATGGGTTACATTATTTATAGCAATATTTGTGCTAATAATTTATCACTAA